In Phoenix dactylifera cultivar Barhee BC4 unplaced genomic scaffold, palm_55x_up_171113_PBpolish2nd_filt_p 000141F, whole genome shotgun sequence, the following are encoded in one genomic region:
- the LOC120104910 gene encoding uncharacterized protein LOC120104910, translating to MATSSKPAFDGQSLEEFFASFAYKGGGGGHDDGIRKRNSSGGGGGGGGGGRVDKRVGQGWRLLSPNNSSSNNSNNNNTPPPPPPLPSSSLQSTTNRKKTTMTRPASILNGLSPAEFIASFAYKGRRVDDRIGKGEDLLSPGTPPPPPSLRNRKRKMTAASTTTVRRVTRFFPCPAERFVVVDVKKDITGKAKASSSGAATRKRPRTTGNKGRTDANRQPQKRSKGRRKRRSIQLSAEEKYSDAYRRVSDHDMWDAPRSSHNLLQERHCFDPWRVLVICILLNVTTGDQVRKVLPGFFLQFPDAKSVNKKLKEQIVDKLRSLGLQWKRAQLIIDLSERYLKGDWTHVTQLPGIGKYAADAYAIFAAGKLEQVKPQDHKLVEYWKEVGEMLCRKS from the exons ATGGCCACCAGCAGCAAGCCTGCCTTCGACGGCCAATCGCTTGAAGAGTTCTTCGCATCCTTCGCCTACaaaggaggaggcggaggacaTGACGATGGTATCAGGAAGAGGAACAgcagcggaggaggaggaggaggaggaggaggaggaagggttgATAAAAGAGTAGGACAGGGATGGCGCCTCCTCAGCCCtaacaacagcagcagcaacaacagcaacaacaacaatactcctcctccaccaccaccactaccATCATCGTCGCTCCAGAGCACTACCAATAGGAAGAAGACCACCATGACAAGACCGGCGAGCATCCTCAACGGCCTGTCGCCTGCCGAGTTCATTGCATCCTTTGCCTACAAAGGAAGAAGAGTTGATGATAGAATAGGAAAGGGAGAAGACCTCCTTAGCCCcggcactcctcctccaccgccgTCTCTCAGGAATAGGAAAAGGAAGATGACAGCCGCCTCCACCACCACCGTCAGACGGGTCACCCGTTTCTTCCCCTGTCCTGCCGAGAGGTTTGTCGTCGTTGATGTCAAGAAAGATATCACTGGGAAGGCGAAAGCCTCATCCAGTGGCGCGGCCACCAGGAAGAGGCCAAGGACGACGGGCAACAAAGGCAGGACGGATGCAAACAGGCAGCCGCAGAAACGCAGCAAGGGGAGGAGAAAGCGGCGCAGCATCCAGCTATCTGCCGAGGAGAAGTACTCGGACGCCTACAGGAGAGTCAGTGATCACGATATGTGGGATGCTCCGCGGTCGTCCCACAACCTCCTGCAAGAAAGACACTGCTTCGATCCCTGGAGGGTCCTGGTTATATGCATCCTGCTCAATGTAACAACGGGCGATCAG GTTCGAAAAGTATTGCCAGgttttttccttcagtttcCTGATGCAAAGTCCGTGAACAAGAAACTGAAGGAGCAGATAGTGGATAAGTTGCGGAGCCTGGGCTTGCAGTGGAAGCGTGCTCAGTTGATCATTGATCTTTCTGAACGTTACTTGAAAGGTGACTGGACTCATGTGACCCAGCTCCCTGGCATTGGCAA GTATGCTGCTGATGCATACGCCATATTTGCTGCAGGCAAGCTAGAACAGGTGAAACCCCAAGACCATAAATTAGTTGAATACTGGAAGGAAGTTGGCGAGATGTTATGCAGAAAAAGCTGA